The sequence below is a genomic window from Haloferax mediterranei ATCC 33500.
GGATTTCCGAGGGTTGATTCGGGGTGAATCGGCTGCGCAATGAAGGGGATACCGTGCGCCTCGATAAGGTACGGAATCGCACCGACGAAAGCCACAGCCAGCCACGTCATCGCGACCATCAGGAATCCCTCGCGGGCCCCGATGTCGGGTTCTTCTGCGAGGCGTTCGAGCCCCGTCCCGATGAGAACCGTGACGGCCATCGTGACGACGAACGGGAGCACCGACTCACCGTAGTACAGCGCGACGACGAGCGGGAACAAAAGCGGGACTGTGAGATATTTCAGTACTGTCCCGACGAGACGAAGGCTGGCTCTATAGTCGACCCGCAATTTCATCCGTGGACTAACGTACCGCGCGCCGGGTTCTTCCGTGTTCGGGTTCGCTCGCGTGTGCGAGAATCAGTGGCGCGGTGGCTGTTCGCTCGTGGCGCGTGCGGTTAGGACCCTCAGAACAGCAGTTCCGAACGCTGTAGCTGACTACAGTTTGGGAGACACGTCGTCGATGGCGCAGCTATCGACGAAGACGACCACGTGGTCCCCCGGTTTGATGACGGTGTCACCTCGCGGCGTGATGAACTCGCGCCGTCGCGTGATGGCACCGATGACGACGCCTTCGGGGAGAGATGCAATCGACTCCTGAATGGGTTTGCCGGCGAGGACGCTGTCGGCGTCGACTTCGATTTCGAGGACTTCGGCCTTGTCCGACTCGATGAGCGCGACGTTCTCCGCGCCGCCATCACGAGTGAATCGCGTGATTTCTTCGGCGACGACCTCGCGCGGACTCACGCCAACGTCGACGCCGACGGCCTCGAAGAGGTCGACGTACGGCGTCGTGTCGATGACGGCGACGGTTCGTTCGACGCCGAGGCGCGCCGCGAGCAACGAGACGAGCAGGTTCTTCTCGTCGGAGTCGAGTGCAGAGACGAGCAGGTCGGCGTCGCCGATGTACTCGCGTTCGAGGAAGTCGATATCGGTCGCGTCGCTCTCCATGACGATTGTTCCGGGCAACTCCTCTGCGAGTTCACGGGCGCGGTCGGCGTCTTGCTCGATGAGTCGCGGTTTGAAGCCGCGTTCTTCGAGCAGTCGGGCGACGTGGTAGCCGATTTCGCTCCCGCCGACGATGACCACCTCTTCAGCGGTTCCCGGCGGTTCGTCGGGCGAGACCGAACTCGCAAATCCCTGAACGCTCTGGGGACTGCCGATAACGACAATCCGGTCTCCCGGTCCGATAACCGTATCACCGCGAGGAATCGTCACCTCGCCGTCGCGGAGGATGGCCGCGAACGTGAGCGAGTCGAATCGGTCCGCTTCGCTTACGGTCTGGTTCGCAACGGGACTTTCCGCGTCGACTTCGAACTCGGCCATCTGGACCTTCCCGCCCGCGAAGGAGTCAACGTCCCGCGCGGCAGGAAGCCCGACGACGCGGACGATAGACTCCGCGGCGAGCAGGTTCGTACAGACCATGAAGTCGATGCCGAAGGCTTTCTCGGAGCGCTGCCACGTTCGAAGGTACTCCGTGTTCTTCACGCGGGCGATGGTGAACGCCTCAGAGATGGCCTTGGCCGTCGCGCACGTGACGATATTCGTCTCGTCGTTGTCGGTCGAAGCGATGACCATGTCCGCACGCTCGACGCCTGCCTCTTCGAGCGTCTCGACGGAGGTGCCGTCGCCGTGGAGTGCCAACACGTCGAGCGAGTAGTTCAGTTCGTCCACTCGCTCTGGGTCGCAGTCGATAATGACGACTTCGTGGGTGTCGTCCAGGTCGGCCGCGATGGACGACCCGACCTGCCCGGCGCCGATGATAATCACGCGCACGAGGAACCAGCCCCTATCATACCTCTTCGTTGGACCGCCTGCGCGTATGTGCATTTCCCTTCGGCGCTCGTGTACGCTTCGGTCGGGAATGCGGTTCTGAGTACTGAAAGCGTCACGACGCGGCCCTGTGTGCGGTCAGAGTCACGACGTGGGCTTCGTGTGTATCGTGAGGTCGACCTTCCGGGGCCGCCCTTCGATGTCGGCGACGATGCGCTCGACGATACGCTCTGCTTCCTTCTGGAGGACGGGTTTTACCTTGTCGACGACCCAGCCGAGAGAGACGAAGCGTGGAAGGTCGATATCACCGGCCGAAACGGTTTGTGTGTCGTATTCGACTTCGAAAAAGACGTTGCAGGCAGTGTCGGCATCCGAGGGCGCGTCGTCCGGTAGGTCATCGAGTGCTTCGACGCGCCAGCGACCCACTGCGTGGATGTCCTTGGTGATTGTCCAGTCGATGCGCGTCGGTGGCGTCACGTCTGTTACCTTCGATTCCGCGGTGTAGGTGAGCTTCCACCAAGCGAAGTTGAGGGCGTATTTCGTTCCCGGCGACCCGTCGCCGAACTGCTGTACATCCTGGAGATGTTTCGAGTAGTTGGCGTACCGCGGGAAGTCCACGAGGAACTCGTAGACCTCCTCGGGTGGTAGGTAGACGACGGTGCTGACGGCTATCTCGTCCACGAACCAGCATTCACCCGGTGGAAACTAAGCCTTGTGGGCTGGCGTCCCGCGACACTTGGAGAGCGCCATCGCAATCGCAACCTATAATCGCCCCGTGTCGAGACCTACTGCTGAATGGTTGGGGGGACGCTGCGGGACATTAGAGCTGAGATTCGGTCTCTCTCGTGTCCCAGTGGCGATTACGTAGTGGTGTGTGGCCGGACAGGGGTCGAACCCGGGGCGGTGCTTGGACAACAGTTTCCTGACCGGCACGCCGCCGGTGAGGCCGCGGAACTCGTGAGCGAGTACCGGTCTGTACTCCGGCGATACGACCCGGGCGTACCGTACTACGACCCGCTGGTCCACGAGTTATCGGAGCGACCGATGCAACCGCTCGCAACCGAGCCCGAAGATAACCACACGCGGTATCGCGCCTTCTGTCACGACGTTTCCGGGTCGCTGTTCGAAGCACTGGCGGAGACGGGCCACCGAGTAGTCGAAACGGCAGTCATGGAGACGTATCTCACGCTGGCCGAAGTCGTCGAGGACCACGACGACTTCTGTCTCACTCTGCTGTGGAGCATGATGAGCGAACTCGATGTTCGTCTGTCGCCGTCGGAACAGAACACTATCGTGGAGACGGCTGCGGAACTGTTCTCTCCGACAACGACACCGAATCCCGTAGGCTCGACGCTCCGAACGCTCGAAGCGGTCGCGTTCATCGACGGGTACTCGCTGCGCCCGATTTGTGACCCCGAGTCCGGGTGTTCCGATGGACACACACCCAAAAATGCCATTCGGACGTGGGAACTCACGTTCGGAGACTACGCGCTCGCGGAGCGAACCGGTCGCATTCCGACGCTCCCCATCGCGGTCGACCTCCTTCGACGCACGCCCGAGCGGGCCGTTCGGTTCATCGACGGCGAGGCGCTGTCGGATGGCCGGTGGCGTGTTCGACTCCAGACTATCCCCGACGGCGAATCGAGGGGACTCGTCAGCGTCGAAGCAGTCGAAAACCGGTGGCTCAACGATTCATAAGGACTGTTGTAGTCTCTTACCGGTGTCACCGGAACCGGGACGGCGGTTCCCGGTAAATAGTTACAACAGTCCTTATCAGGCGCGTCGACTCACCTGTGACGAGAACGCGGGAGCACCCGGTTCCGGCACCGCGTCATCGGTGATTTGGTTCGCTCGAAATCCGGCGGTTTTGACCATCAGCAGCTATCCGTACGCCTTTACTGACTGCTTGGCTACCGTCCAGTATGAGCGAGCCAAATTCGTGGGACGCCCTCGTCGTCGGTGGCGGCGTCGCGGGTCTCACCGCAGCGACCTTCCTCGCACGCGCCGGACTCGACACCCTCGTCGTGAACGAAGGCGAGTCCATCGTCCGCCGAAACGCACACCTCGAAAACGTCCCCGGGTTTCCGGCGGGCGTCAACAGTCGACTGTTTACCGACCTCTTGACCGAACAGGCGGAGCGAAGCGGTGCGGACAGACGGACTGGCCGAGTTATCGCCCTCGATGTACTCGG
It includes:
- the trkA gene encoding Trk system potassium transporter TrkA — protein: MRVIIIGAGQVGSSIAADLDDTHEVVIIDCDPERVDELNYSLDVLALHGDGTSVETLEEAGVERADMVIASTDNDETNIVTCATAKAISEAFTIARVKNTEYLRTWQRSEKAFGIDFMVCTNLLAAESIVRVVGLPAARDVDSFAGGKVQMAEFEVDAESPVANQTVSEADRFDSLTFAAILRDGEVTIPRGDTVIGPGDRIVVIGSPQSVQGFASSVSPDEPPGTAEEVVIVGGSEIGYHVARLLEERGFKPRLIEQDADRARELAEELPGTIVMESDATDIDFLEREYIGDADLLVSALDSDEKNLLVSLLAARLGVERTVAVIDTTPYVDLFEAVGVDVGVSPREVVAEEITRFTRDGGAENVALIESDKAEVLEIEVDADSVLAGKPIQESIASLPEGVVIGAITRRREFITPRGDTVIKPGDHVVVFVDSCAIDDVSPKL
- a CDS encoding SRPBCC family protein, coding for MDEIAVSTVVYLPPEEVYEFLVDFPRYANYSKHLQDVQQFGDGSPGTKYALNFAWWKLTYTAESKVTDVTPPTRIDWTITKDIHAVGRWRVEALDDLPDDAPSDADTACNVFFEVEYDTQTVSAGDIDLPRFVSLGWVVDKVKPVLQKEAERIVERIVADIEGRPRKVDLTIHTKPTS
- a CDS encoding DUF7551 domain-containing protein, which translates into the protein MVGGTLRDIRAEIRSLSCPSGDYVVVCGRTGVEPGAVLGQQFPDRHAAGEAAELVSEYRSVLRRYDPGVPYYDPLVHELSERPMQPLATEPEDNHTRYRAFCHDVSGSLFEALAETGHRVVETAVMETYLTLAEVVEDHDDFCLTLLWSMMSELDVRLSPSEQNTIVETAAELFSPTTTPNPVGSTLRTLEAVAFIDGYSLRPICDPESGCSDGHTPKNAIRTWELTFGDYALAERTGRIPTLPIAVDLLRRTPERAVRFIDGEALSDGRWRVRLQTIPDGESRGLVSVEAVENRWLNDS